The Hymenobacter baengnokdamensis genome includes a region encoding these proteins:
- a CDS encoding IS630 family transposase, translating into MAAKKKSVHAAERDTQRVKELRRAFVEALQAEDFTCFKFVDETSTNLTYCRRYARAEGGQRARQATPLHGGPNVTLVAALTPNGLQAVMTLSGAVNGDVFAAYLDQVLGPTLRPGDVVVLDNLPAHKVAGLTELVEARGARLLYLPPYSPDFNPIELAFSKLKTWLRTAQARTREALESVIHDATNWITELDAKNWFDHCGYHVH; encoded by the coding sequence TTGGCGGCGAAAAAAAAGAGCGTCCATGCCGCCGAACGCGACACGCAACGGGTGAAGGAGCTGCGCCGAGCTTTTGTAGAGGCGCTGCAAGCCGAGGATTTTACCTGTTTTAAGTTCGTGGACGAGACCAGCACTAACCTGACGTATTGCCGCCGCTACGCCCGGGCCGAAGGCGGGCAGCGCGCCCGCCAGGCCACGCCCCTGCACGGCGGGCCCAACGTGACGCTGGTGGCGGCGCTGACGCCGAACGGGTTGCAAGCGGTCATGACCCTGAGCGGGGCCGTCAACGGGGACGTGTTTGCCGCCTACCTCGACCAGGTGCTCGGCCCCACGTTGCGGCCCGGCGACGTGGTCGTGCTCGACAACCTGCCGGCCCACAAAGTGGCCGGGCTGACCGAGCTCGTCGAAGCCCGCGGGGCCCGCCTGCTGTATTTGCCGCCCTACTCGCCCGATTTCAATCCCATCGAACTCGCCTTCAGCAAGCTCAAAACCTGGCTGCGCACCGCCCAGGCCCGCACCCGCGAGGCCCTGGAAAGCGTCATTCACGACGCCACCAATTGGATAACTG
- a CDS encoding transposase: protein MKAYSTDLRERVAAACQQGSRTIGEVAAQFSVSDSFVRKLRRRQRTSGSVAALPQRSGPAPFLNAAAQAQLAACLRQEPDATLAELCIWLAAIGGPAVSQTTLWRAVQALDWRRKKRASMPPNATRNG, encoded by the coding sequence ATGAAAGCTTATTCTACTGACTTGCGCGAACGCGTGGCGGCCGCTTGCCAGCAAGGTAGCCGCACGATTGGCGAAGTGGCCGCGCAGTTCAGCGTGTCGGATTCGTTTGTGCGCAAGTTGCGCCGACGCCAGCGCACGAGCGGTTCCGTGGCTGCTTTGCCGCAACGCAGTGGGCCAGCGCCGTTTCTGAACGCGGCGGCCCAAGCGCAGCTGGCGGCCTGTTTGCGCCAGGAGCCCGATGCCACGTTGGCGGAATTGTGTATTTGGCTGGCCGCCATCGGCGGTCCGGCAGTGAGCCAGACCACACTCTGGCGGGCGGTGCAGGCACTGGATTGGCGGCGAAAAAAAAGAGCGTCCATGCCGCCGAACGCGACACGCAACGGGTGA
- a CDS encoding DUF1015 domain-containing protein — MAEIQPVRGWRYNAALSAEIDAVVSPLFDVVSPRQREALYQHPLNSIHLSVPRAEGPLAPVAAAARRLARWQAEGVLRQDGLPGIYVYYQYFRLPGEARERCRKGFMCHIRAYDWAEGVVLRHENTLPAAVNDRAELLAELQFQTSATHGLYRDEDFELEKWLDEAIADPLCQTEEDYQGARDVLAVIQDAAVIRRFQQVLAGRQVILADGHHRYEGSLAYRQARELAAGPGGSTGREPWNYHLMYLTNAASDDLRILPTHRLLLELPGGLSDDQLLARLAVYFTVLPQPEAQDLPELIAGKRWAFGLYLPGGAYKLRLRPEVHAQLDWPTTPEVKDLDLTVLHFFVLEKVLGIVGSEAQRSWPGVAYVRGLAECLQRVDRGEARAAFLTSEVTMAQVAAVCHSGAVMPAKSTFFYPKTLAGLLFTDLHERAESVFEAYFQAGADEQPATPAASGRPFVG; from the coding sequence TTGGCTGAAATTCAACCAGTTCGCGGCTGGCGCTACAACGCGGCCCTGAGCGCTGAGATTGACGCGGTGGTGTCGCCGCTCTTTGATGTGGTGAGCCCGCGCCAGCGCGAGGCCCTGTACCAGCACCCGCTCAACTCCATTCACCTCTCGGTGCCCCGCGCCGAGGGCCCGCTGGCCCCTGTGGCGGCCGCCGCCCGCCGCCTGGCCCGGTGGCAGGCCGAAGGGGTGCTGCGCCAGGACGGGCTGCCCGGCATTTACGTGTACTACCAGTACTTTCGGCTGCCGGGCGAAGCGCGCGAGCGCTGCCGCAAGGGCTTTATGTGCCACATCCGGGCCTACGACTGGGCCGAGGGCGTGGTGCTGCGTCACGAAAACACGCTGCCCGCCGCCGTCAACGACCGCGCCGAGCTGCTGGCCGAGCTGCAGTTTCAGACCAGCGCCACCCACGGGCTGTACCGCGACGAAGACTTTGAGCTGGAAAAATGGCTGGATGAGGCCATTGCCGACCCGCTCTGCCAGACGGAGGAAGACTACCAGGGCGCGCGCGACGTGCTGGCCGTGATTCAGGACGCGGCTGTTATCCGGCGCTTTCAGCAGGTGCTGGCCGGGCGGCAGGTAATTCTGGCCGATGGCCACCACCGCTACGAAGGCTCGCTGGCTTACCGGCAGGCCCGGGAGCTGGCCGCGGGGCCGGGCGGCAGCACCGGCCGCGAGCCCTGGAACTACCACCTGATGTACCTCACCAACGCGGCCAGCGACGACCTGCGCATCCTGCCCACGCACCGCCTGCTGCTGGAGCTGCCCGGGGGGCTGTCCGACGACCAGCTGCTGGCCCGGCTGGCGGTTTATTTTACCGTGCTGCCCCAGCCCGAGGCCCAGGACCTGCCCGAGCTGATTGCCGGCAAGCGCTGGGCGTTTGGGCTGTACCTGCCCGGCGGGGCCTACAAGCTGCGCCTGCGCCCCGAGGTGCACGCCCAGCTCGACTGGCCGACCACGCCCGAAGTAAAAGACCTCGACCTGACGGTGCTGCACTTTTTCGTGCTCGAAAAGGTGCTGGGTATTGTGGGCTCCGAGGCGCAGCGCAGCTGGCCGGGCGTGGCCTACGTGCGCGGCCTGGCCGAGTGCCTGCAGCGGGTGGACCGGGGCGAAGCCCGGGCGGCCTTTCTGACCAGCGAAGTGACGATGGCCCAGGTGGCGGCCGTGTGCCACTCGGGGGCAGTGATGCCGGCCAAATCCACCTTTTTCTACCCCAAGACCCTGGCCGGCCTGCTCTTTACCGACCTGCATGAGCGGGCAGAATCGGTGTTTGAGGCGTATTTTCAAGCGGGTGCCGACGAGCAGCCGGCTACCCCGGCGGCGAGCGGCCGCCCGTTCGTTGGGTAA